The DNA window ttttatatacatcagtttatttgtatttttacatacatctcggagttatatgtatatttgcataaaaacagagttgacatcatgttttaaacaatttttctttatattgcacttgttttaaaactgctttatattgaaatgagttcagttatatatgttgagttgagttgagccaggtaagttcttcagttccttttagattcttttcaagcctatgttgtgtttTTCCAagtcgcatactcgtacattcaatgtactgatgccagttggcctgcatcttattatgatgcagacgcaggtaaccatgATCAGCATccggcgcatcgttgatccagttgagcttcagagttgttggtgagcctccttgcttctagaggattcccctttttcattacgttatcattttagttcattaggatgtcgtgggcttgtcctaacatccatctcagttgtttagaggcttcatagatagtcagttagatgttagttcattcatcatcattttgttattggtttatgttcagatttgagttgccattttggctaagttaaatgtttatttttaaaacattatgagttcagtttgagacatgttgagttatcttgtatttggattctctttcttatgtctaagttttccgttgagtaagtaagtcagatcaagggttcgcttggggccagcaatggttctcgagtgctaactacgtccaggatgtaggctcggggcgtgacaatgaCTTTGATTATTATAGGTACAACTCGAGAAATTTGGTGaacttacatttttattttcgaAGTAATTTTAATCAACTATCCCTTTATAagttattttcatgattttgtcTATTCTTTTTGATATGGCATGATCCATACAAAAGTAATTTtaagggaaaagaaaaaaaagtatattaagTTTTATCTATTGATGATGTAGATAACATCACCGTGTCATTTAATAACTATATACGAACAATATTATACGACTTTGACTATAGGTACAATTCGAGAAAGTTGGAGAAATTCGATGAGCTTACTCTTTTCTTTTCGAAGTAATGCTAATCAACTATCCCTCTGTAagttattttcatgattttatcaTATCATTTTGGATATGCCATGATCCATACAAAAgttattttagaaagaaaaaaagtatacTATGTTTTATCTATTGATGATGTAGAAAATACGATCGTGTCAGTTAATAACTATATATGTATTTTCCATGCCATTGTCTAATTATACAACAATATCATACAACGACTTTGACTATAGGAACAATTCAAGAAATTAAAGTTGGAGAAATTCAATGAGCttactcttttcttttcaaagtaATTCTGATCAACTATCTCCATATAAGttcttttcatgattttatCACATTATTTTGGATATGCCATGATCCATACGAAAGTAATTTTACAAAGGaaaaaatgagtattttttGTATCATTGTCTAATAATATGACAATATGATACAATGACTTTGACTGTAGGTACAATtcaaaaaaagttgaagaagttcAATAAACTTACTTGTTTTATTTTCGAAGTAACTCTAATCAACTATCCCTTTATAGGTtcttttcacaattttttcataTCATTTTGGATATGCCTTGATGCATATAGAAGTAATTTAGAAAATGAAAGAAGTATACTAAGCTTTATCTATCGACTATGTAGAAAATATGATCATACCATTAAATATCTatctattaatatatatttccCGTGCCACTGtctaataatacaaaaatatgatACAACTATTTCAACTATAGGTACGATTCAagaaaattggagaaatttgatgagttaattcttttctttttaaagtaACTCTGATCAACTCACTTCTTATAAGTTCTTTTCACAATTTTGTCACATCATTATGCCATATGATGCATAcagaaataattttagaaaaaaaatagtgtacTAAGTTTTGTCTATTGAtgatgtaaaaaatattatcgtgtcatttaaaaatatatatgtatgttttgTGCCCATTGTCTGATAATACGACAATATGATACAACGACATCATTATTCTTGGGTCAACTATTTCGTCTATAGGTACAATTTAGGAAAATTAGAgaaatttgatgagttttttGAAGTAACTCTAATCAACTAACTTCATATATGTTCTTTTCACGATTTTGTCATATCATTTTGTATATGCCATGATGAATACAAAAGTAATTTTAGAAAACATGATCGTGTCATTTAAtaactatatatttatttttcgtGCCATTGtctaataatataacaatatgATACAACGACACCATTGCTTCGTTCATAACTATTTTGACTATAGGTACAATTCAAagaaaattggagaaatttgatgaattcactcttttcttttcaaactgaTTCTGATCAACTATTCCTTTATAATTAAGTTCTTGTCATAATTTCGTCATATCATTTTGGATATACCATGATCCATACTTaaagtaattttcaaaaaacAGATAACTCTTATCCATTGACGAtgtaaaaaatatgattatCGTAACACTTCATAATCATGATATGGGGCCGATATTGATTATTATGTGCAGCGACatacttttttctttctacttGAACTATATatgcattaaaaaatatttaaaatattatactttATTAAGTTCACACttataattatctcaaataattGAATAATATATTTGTGTTATTTCACTAACCgatttaaattctgaattcacCTTCTAAGATATCCAACAAAATCTTCTTTTGTAAATGCATATATGTGTACAAAGGGTGTTGAAATGATGACTAGTTGCTATCCAAAAATTTCATAACTGTACTGAGTATGACTAATTGAAAAGAACTTGAAATAGGACATTCCTTTTGTAATACAATTCATATTCTATTTATTGCATTGAAAATTATATATGCATATAAAGTGAGCAAATTGAAGAGTCATTTTCTTCATTCAAGTTTTTCTGAATTTCATTCAAAGCTTCACCAATATGACTtgtgaataatttttttcatttttttttttatatttgagacTTATCTAGTGTATCTCCCAATCTTTGTGGTCTACATCATTgctaatttaatttctttttgataatttgAGAAATTCCCAAGGTATTTTAAAACTAGGCGTGATAATTGCCaccacttttatttttttcacttaaatatcaaaattttatttgtggtagCATTCAGACGTACGACGTGTGCATAATTCATACATCAGGTGTACTCCTATCATTAGACCAAAGTTTTAGGGCCAGTGCTAATAAGTAAGGataaatatgaaatttagaACAATAAAATGCTACTTTGAACAATAACTAATATCTTTGTCACTTTGATTAATCAACAAGCAATTGtacaaattttaacaaaaaatcaaTACAATCGAAAAATTCATGAGAGCCAATGAGATATATTATGAAACGTGATGGATCCGCCCTTCTactctttttcatttaaatacaaaaaagtTATTTGTAACGTTAAAGTTTAGACCTATGACGTGCAGTCAAATCCACATATCACGCGCTACACTCCTCTATATCATTAGACCAAAATTAGTTAAAGATAAACATGAAATGCAGAACAATCAAATCATACCAAGGCTACTTTGAACAATAAAGAAATATCTTTGTCACTTTGATTAATAATCAGTAGTAATTGTACAAATATGTACAAAAATATCAACGTAAGTGAACACTAAAGTCAAAGTTGAAAAAGgggtaaaaagggaaaataaaaaaaactagatCACCTCATCATGCTCGGGAAACTCAACCCAAACACCGCGTCCCCAAAAAAGaacttgttttcttttttggagGACCTGACAACTTGTGCAAGTACTTTCCACCTaaccttttttcttttggaggatctgacaaCATATAATTCAAAAACTCCCAAACTATACCAAAACTTGGGCTTTTGGAGAGGGCTAATCTATCTATGCTACCTAGTTTTTCACAAAATTAATCTCTATATGATTCAATTAAATCACAAGGTTGAgattttttgcttcttttgcatAATATCTTCATTGTAAGCTTTGGTAATATCTTGTGCAATTTGGATAGCATCAGCAGAAGCACCTGATAGCCCTCTCCTTGTGAAACCAACTGCATATAGCCCAGATTTTCCTTTCCAACTATTTGGAAATGGTGCTTTTGGGAATCCATTTTTGGAAAAGAATTCACTttcctatataaaaaaaatttacaaaacaATATTAGTCAACTATTCAAGAATCATTCATAAAAAGTTCAAAGTCAATTTGACACATGTACTTACACGACTTTCTAGTACCGACCCCTTAACTTGACTGATTTTCAAACAAACACTACAACTTGGTCTTATTGACGATGTGTTTAGACCTAGCTAAGGTGTCTGTTTGAGAATCCATCAAGTTAACTGTTCAACACTAGAAGTTTGTGCAAGTACTAAAcctaaacataaataaaaaggagCATCCGaaagtttcaatatttttcaatttgacACTCGTACTTGCACGATTTTCTAGTGATGACCGCTTAACttcattcaaattctcaaaCACACACTGTTTAACTTggtctttttaatttatgaaaagacGTGATTTGACCAAGTGAAGGTGTCTGTTTGAGAACGGACATGTTAATTGAGGTACTAAgcctaaataaaaaagaaagatccaaaaaaattgagaaaaatagaaCATTTTCTCACCTTTAGCCAAAAAGGGACATTGCTGCAATAACCAGTAGCAAGAACAACAGAATCAATTTCGAGTTTTTCACCATTGACAAGTTCAACGGTGCCACATGAAAACCTCTTGATTCCAGGGACAACATTGATTTTTCTTGATCTAATTTTTTCCAATGCACCAATGTCCAAAACAGGAGTTTTCCCTTGTGTATTCTTGAGTTCCAAAGGACCAATTTTTGGCCTTTTTAGTCCATATTTCTCAATGTTACCAAGAATGAACCATgtcaaaattagtaaaattttgTCAACTAGCCACAATGGTAACCATTTCATCATAAACATAGCCAATTCAAATATTGTTTTCCCAAAAATTTCTCTTGGCAATACATGAacctgaagaagaaaaaaaaagaacaaaattccaTTAGAATCCAAACTTTATTGTTTGTtataagaaaatacaaaaaggaTTTAACATGTTGTACTAGGTTATCTGTCTCGTCCTTTAGGTAACTAATCTCACTTTTTATGACTACTATCTTTTGTATGACCTGATAGTGTGCAAATTCTTGTACTTTATCAATTATAAAAGATACTGTGTAAAAGGACTTTTACATTATCAAGTCACTTGAAAAATAACTAGAGATAAATCGTCCATATTAAGTGGAATTACTAACCCAAAATACTAATACTACTGTCAATGTGTATAACTTACCGAGCTACGACAAACCAATGATGGTTGAGCATTATGATTGCAAAGATCAAGAGAAACTTCCATGCCAGAAttcccacaaccaacaacaaGAACTTTCTTCCCACTAAACTTCTCACCAGACTTGTAATCACAAGCATGAATAACTTCACCTCCAAATTCTTTTAATCCTTCAATATTAGGCACAACTTTTTCAGCATTTTCCCCTGTAGCCACAACAAGCCATTGACAAATATACTCAACTTCTAAGCCATTTGGTGAAATAGTTTTCACCCTCCACAATTTACAAATTTGGTCATATTTTGCAAATTGAACACACTCATTAAACATTGGATTGATGTCAAATTTTCTAGCATATGATTCAAGATAAtcaatgaattgtttctttgtAGGGTACTCAGGATAGTGTTGTGGAAATGGAAATTTGGGTAATTGACAAAATTGTTTAGGGAGGTGTAGTTTTAATCTATCGTAAGTTTTTTTTTGCCATAGAGATGCAATACAATCTGATTTTTCCAAGATTACAAAAGGGATACCTTGTTCTTTTAAACAAGCACCAACAGCTAGTCCTGATGGCCCTGCACCTACAATAACAGGACCATTTACCCATACACATCTACTAGAAAACAATTCTTGACCATTGAAGCTAACCATAATTTGACGACAGACTTTGAAAGCAGAACACGAGCGTGTTTTTGTAATTGTAGTGTATGAAGACTTGAAAGAAGAGGAAGGTTgtttgagtttgttgttgaaatGGTTATGACTAGTGGAAAAAATCGATGTCTGACTTTGAAAGCAGAACACGAATCTATTTCTGCTATTCTGAATTTTAATTGAGCAATGGTAGTGGTGTGAAGACTTGAAAGAAGAGGAAGTTGgtttaagtttgtttttgaaGTGGTATTTTCTTGTGAAAATTCGACGATCGACTTTGAAAGCAGCACACGAACCTATTTCTGCTATTCTGGATTTTAATCGAGCAATGATAGTGTTTGATGACTTGAAATAGGaggaatttgtttttttttttctagtgaaAATGTTAAGGGCTGACTCTGAAAGCAGAACATGAAcgtatttttttattcaaaatttgattGAACAATGATGGTGGATGAGTACTTGAACACGATATAGTAAAGAACTGAATCTCAGTGGATCGTAGCAGCAAGATCAATAAGTGAATGTGTATTTGAAGTTGTGAATGTAGtaaagagagagaagagaagaattGAAGTAGTTTGATTTGAATGTAGTAAAGAGAGGGTGGAAGGTGTTTAAATAGAAGTTTTGGTAGTGAGATATATGAAAGGGGCATTTGATAGAAGGTGGGAAGTTAATGCCTTTTCAAATGGGGTCCTTCTCAAATCATAAGCTAAACTCTGacaactattattttatttcaaaattaatattaattcaataAACTATTTTTGTATCATATACTAAAATATTAGAAGTACACTATACTccacttttatatatattcaagaattaataatgaaaaagtcTTTAGAAGGTCAAGCTAGAAAGCTGACTTGGACATAGCAAATAAGTATAAGTTGGGGCCTATAGGAGATCATTTCTAAGTTGGATTAGCTTATTTCGTAAAAAAGATAGCTCGATGCATGAAATATGACAAGTTCATGCAAAGTCCAAGGAAGAGCCATATCTTAAAGGAACGTTATCGATGACTGATTTCATCACTCAAATTCATAACTTATAAATTGCATGAGACTTTATCACTGCTTCAAAACTCCTCTCCATCAACTTAAATTCTGACAGTACGGTAtaaataatttgtatattatcaaattatttttacttgttataaCAAATTactgataatattgtatatcttACATTGCATGCCTTATTTTAGAGGTAGCTAGTTCgatttaattctattttatattGCATCAATGACCGATTTCATTGTTTGAATTGAACTAATAACTTATAATCCATAAAATACTTTATCGTTATTTCAAGACTTTTCTTTATCAACTTAAATTCTGAccgtataaataatttatatactaTCCATTTTATTTTAACCTGTTACAACAAATAAttgataataaattatattttatattggaCCCCATCCTAGGGCTACCCTAGGGTAGTAATAACTTGAGTTTTTAGCCACAAATATGCCCATACTTGCCAGCTGAAAACCCATGGCTAACACCACCTTGATTGCCAAGTATATTGACCCCACTTTATTTCTCTATCCATTCTACTTCCCTAACATTTGCTTTAAACAAATACCAAAAATCTTTCTTGGGCATCTCTTGATCTCCAACCCTACATCTTATTTTACTCTACTAATAtagagtttttcattttttcaaataatcaacTCCAATcttattctctattttactctttaaaaataaatctttttctctctccttaatattatattattatttctatttcatttttattttcttatttcataatataaatcctttattttttccccaataattactttatataattttcatgtgatataaaattatattttttcaaattttttattttaatataaaattatattttattctaaatttttaaataacataaactgCAAGAaagtattatataatatacaaattaatggacaaattcaaataaacgtgaaatacaattacataaatactcaatttttgaaattattacgttgctcccattacccataaatgctctattaatgcattaaggagttcaaaatgagcatttttgtccttaattttttttttatgtctagctaaaaattgttcaaatcggAGATTTTCATCTACCGCCATTTATGCCGTTGGAGTTGGAGCCTCTACGACATTTTGAATTGGTGCATTAGGATCACGttcatcctcaattatcatgttgtgcaaTATAATACATGTAGTTTTTATATCATGTAGCACTTCCTTTCTCCAAAAACGTGACGGTCTTGCAATAATTGCAAAACGTAATTGCAAAACTCCGAATGCACATTCAACATCTTTTCGGCATGATTCTTGTTTTATCgcgaattaattattatattatgtattgtatttaaattattgtgttatgtattgtattgttatcttgtatttaaatcatcatattatgtattgtattttcaaactaaaattttcatcttatcattttaattttgtgtgttctttttagtgaaaattaataataaaatcaagttatattagtgacgaaaattagaaaaaattaaaatactattaattcgggatgaaagtagtatatattaaataatatatttttaaaaatattatattacatttaaaaataattgtgaatattagatattttgttaatgacattataaaataatatgttaattagaagtaatataaataataataaaataatcaaaaagtgaaatagagagtgtgaatagtagttctccaaatttggagaactactattcacctctctaaatatgaagaatagagagtgatatagaggtgggttggagtgcccattctctattttactctccaagtatagagaatggagagtaaaatagaggtggaTTGGAGATGGTTAGCTTTGGCAAGTAGAGTTTGtggatataatataataa is part of the Solanum stenotomum isolate F172 chromosome 8, ASM1918654v1, whole genome shotgun sequence genome and encodes:
- the LOC125875143 gene encoding probable indole-3-pyruvate monooxygenase YUCCA8 — translated: MVSFNGQELFSSRCVWVNGPVIVGAGPSGLAVGACLKEQGIPFVILEKSDCIASLWQKKTYDRLKLHLPKQFCQLPKFPFPQHYPEYPTKKQFIDYLESYARKFDINPMFNECVQFAKYDQICKLWRVKTISPNGLEVEYICQWLVVATGENAEKVVPNIEGLKEFGGEVIHACDYKSGEKFSGKKVLVVGCGNSGMEVSLDLCNHNAQPSLVCRSSVHVLPREIFGKTIFELAMFMMKWLPLWLVDKILLILTWFILGNIEKYGLKRPKIGPLELKNTQGKTPVLDIGALEKIRSRKINVVPGIKRFSCGTVELVNGEKLEIDSVVLATGYCSNVPFWLKESEFFSKNGFPKAPFPNSWKGKSGLYAVGFTRRGLSGASADAIQIAQDITKAYNEDIMQKKQKISTL